The following proteins come from a genomic window of Corynebacterium hansenii:
- a CDS encoding mechanosensitive ion channel family protein: MDFILYLLQRSWAWIATNGLAIASLLILIVLVPRIRRFVIAVATWNMADGAESTKGRRALIGAVVYIVEMIAYFVIGIALLNKFGVSLTAAAIPATVVSAAIGFGAQGVIGDLIGGVFIIAEKQYGIGDWVEFHSPSGTVQGDVVNMTLRATTIRTLNGEEVVVPNSQARMCVNYSSRWSRAVIEIPVPMTASGSIRDLEERTLEAARRAIAADGVREHVLSEVRIQSSTELVAPTTMGLPWTVTMRLIADCEPGDQWLIERAVRAEIIDTWWDDYGERAESNPLQSAEAITAQLGALPAQLGQSPVTRPDAPKTFSDTPDTVLGADRGAGPADAASRRGEGSLEVEQANAAKAAQESSGSLDDDDRRRSDLPSAGAAMDERRRDEETKVEPAAGEEAGSSTAVGADDSGSERMSKRERVRRVLSAGGRARPSTVVMIVALIVLGMLNLATVEPGEGEEGVAGWLAPSRFEGGGSGDDGAGKKTTGTETPTRDGGATTTTPATPAETPRPQDGERDTGTGDTGTGTGTGTGSDETGTGTGDSGTGTGTGTGDSGTGTGTGNAGQGARPDSADAGTGGAAANR, translated from the coding sequence ATGGACTTCATTCTGTATTTATTGCAGCGCTCGTGGGCGTGGATCGCGACAAACGGTCTGGCAATCGCGTCGCTGCTCATCCTGATCGTCCTCGTCCCCCGGATCCGCCGCTTCGTCATCGCCGTGGCCACCTGGAACATGGCCGATGGAGCGGAGTCCACCAAGGGGCGCCGCGCGCTGATCGGCGCGGTGGTCTACATCGTGGAGATGATCGCCTACTTCGTCATCGGCATCGCCCTGCTGAACAAGTTCGGGGTCTCGCTGACGGCCGCGGCCATCCCGGCGACGGTCGTCTCGGCGGCGATCGGCTTCGGTGCGCAGGGCGTCATCGGCGACCTGATCGGCGGCGTCTTCATCATCGCCGAGAAGCAGTACGGCATCGGCGACTGGGTGGAGTTCCACTCCCCCTCGGGCACGGTGCAGGGCGACGTCGTCAACATGACGCTGCGCGCGACGACGATCCGCACGCTCAACGGCGAGGAGGTCGTGGTCCCGAATTCGCAGGCCCGCATGTGCGTGAACTACTCCTCGCGGTGGTCGCGCGCGGTCATCGAGATCCCGGTGCCCATGACGGCCAGCGGCTCCATCCGCGACCTGGAGGAACGCACCCTCGAGGCCGCCCGGCGCGCCATCGCGGCCGACGGCGTGCGCGAGCACGTGCTGTCGGAGGTCCGCATCCAGTCCTCCACGGAGCTCGTGGCGCCGACGACGATGGGCCTGCCGTGGACGGTCACCATGCGCCTGATCGCGGATTGCGAGCCGGGCGACCAGTGGCTCATCGAGCGCGCCGTGCGCGCGGAGATCATCGACACCTGGTGGGACGACTACGGCGAGCGCGCCGAGTCCAATCCCCTGCAGTCCGCCGAGGCGATCACCGCGCAGCTCGGCGCGCTGCCGGCCCAGCTCGGCCAGTCCCCCGTCACGCGGCCGGATGCCCCCAAGACCTTCTCCGACACCCCCGACACCGTGCTCGGCGCGGATCGCGGCGCGGGCCCGGCGGATGCGGCGTCGCGCCGCGGCGAGGGCTCGCTCGAGGTCGAGCAGGCGAACGCGGCCAAGGCCGCGCAGGAATCCTCGGGTTCGCTTGACGACGACGACCGCCGCCGCAGCGACCTTCCGTCCGCGGGCGCCGCGATGGATGAGCGCCGGCGCGACGAGGAGACCAAGGTGGAGCCGGCCGCCGGCGAAGAGGCGGGGTCCTCGACCGCCGTGGGCGCCGATGATTCCGGCTCGGAGCGGATGTCCAAGCGCGAGCGGGTCCGCCGGGTGCTGTCGGCGGGCGGCCGCGCGCGGCCGTCGACCGTGGTGATGATCGTCGCGCTGATCGTCCTGGGCATGCTCAACCTCGCCACCGTCGAGCCCGGCGAGGGAGAGGAAGGCGTCGCCGGTTGGCTGGCGCCCAGCCGCTTCGAGGGCGGCGGCTCCGGCGACGACGGCGCCGGGAAGAAGACCACCGGCACGGAAACCCCCACCCGCGACGGCGGCGCGACCACGACCACCCCGGCCACCCCGGCCGAAACCCCGCGCCCGCAGGACGGCGAGCGCGACACCGGCACCGGCGACACCGGCACCGGAACCGGGACCGGAACGGGCTCGGACGAGACCGGGACCGGCACCGGTGACTCGGGCACGGGCACCGGCACCGGAACCGGCGACTCCGGCACGGGCACCGGCACCGGCAACGCCGGCCAGGGCGCCCGCCCCGACTCCGCGGACGCCGGCACCGGGGGCGCGGCCGCGAACCGGTGA
- a CDS encoding ABC transporter transmembrane domain-containing protein, with the protein MPLITAPVTPPPIAPPAFDESTSPTVYQLRVMFSRKPVTIPAMLLMIVHQVCEALVPVVAGRTVDTAIADGDSAALWRWMLVLAAVFLVLDVAARFGGRLATIAMLSVEHALRMQLTDRIVDRRGFADGARPPGALLTVSTTDAQNTARAVIVGLRPVAEVAALVFASVILLTVSVPIGLVVLVGGALLTWGSMAAGAPLRRRVGRRQAAAARASATAADLVAGFRTLAGLGARRTAAGRYRDRSREALDATVHAVDAEARLIGWVEVLGGVFVTLVAAGSGIAALQGRLTVGELITVVGLAQFIIDPMTALGKNASAVWATSVASAERVLGLLREPHAASEDGTPAGADARDDEPAELLVGGTVVPPGAHRVIPADAGEMAAIVDALTLAHRPEPGGFAVDGVDLAEAELGSVLRRVVTAPHSADLFDGTVTENLLAVRPDATGPQIDAALAAAGCADVIEVLPDGADTRIGDAGVMLSGGQRQRIALARALLADPPALVLADPTTAVDSVTEQRVARGVAKHRAGRTTVVLTSAPAWAAEMEVA; encoded by the coding sequence GTGCCGCTGATCACCGCCCCGGTGACGCCGCCGCCGATCGCGCCGCCCGCGTTCGACGAGTCGACGTCGCCCACCGTCTACCAGCTGCGCGTGATGTTCTCGCGCAAGCCGGTGACCATCCCGGCGATGCTGCTGATGATCGTCCACCAGGTGTGCGAGGCCCTCGTCCCCGTCGTCGCCGGCCGGACGGTGGACACCGCCATCGCGGACGGCGATTCCGCGGCGCTGTGGCGGTGGATGCTGGTGCTCGCCGCGGTGTTCCTGGTCCTGGACGTGGCCGCGCGCTTCGGCGGGCGGTTGGCGACCATCGCCATGCTCTCGGTCGAGCATGCGCTGCGCATGCAGTTGACCGACCGCATCGTCGATCGCCGGGGGTTCGCCGACGGCGCCCGCCCTCCGGGGGCGCTGCTGACGGTGTCCACCACCGACGCGCAGAACACCGCGCGGGCGGTCATCGTGGGCCTGCGCCCGGTGGCGGAGGTCGCGGCGCTGGTCTTCGCCTCGGTGATCCTGCTGACCGTCTCCGTCCCGATCGGACTGGTGGTCCTCGTGGGCGGCGCGTTGCTCACGTGGGGGTCGATGGCGGCGGGTGCGCCGCTGCGGCGCCGCGTGGGGCGTCGCCAAGCCGCCGCCGCCCGGGCCTCGGCCACGGCGGCTGACCTGGTGGCGGGGTTCCGCACGCTCGCGGGCCTGGGCGCGCGCCGCACCGCCGCCGGCCGCTACCGGGACCGGTCCCGCGAGGCGCTCGACGCGACGGTGCACGCCGTCGACGCGGAGGCCCGGCTGATCGGGTGGGTGGAGGTGCTGGGCGGCGTCTTCGTCACGCTCGTCGCCGCGGGCTCCGGCATCGCCGCGCTGCAGGGCCGGCTGACCGTCGGCGAGCTGATCACCGTCGTCGGCCTGGCGCAGTTCATCATCGACCCGATGACCGCCCTGGGCAAGAACGCCTCCGCCGTGTGGGCCACGTCGGTGGCGTCGGCGGAGCGGGTCCTGGGCCTGCTGCGCGAGCCCCACGCTGCCTCGGAGGACGGCACCCCGGCGGGCGCGGATGCGCGTGACGACGAGCCCGCCGAACTCCTCGTCGGCGGCACCGTCGTTCCGCCGGGGGCGCACCGCGTGATCCCGGCCGACGCGGGGGAGATGGCGGCGATCGTCGACGCGCTCACCCTCGCGCACCGCCCGGAGCCCGGCGGTTTCGCCGTGGACGGGGTCGATCTGGCGGAGGCCGAACTCGGTTCGGTCCTGCGCCGGGTGGTCACCGCACCGCATTCCGCCGACCTCTTCGACGGCACCGTCACCGAGAACCTGCTGGCCGTGCGCCCCGACGCGACCGGGCCGCAGATCGACGCCGCGCTGGCGGCCGCGGGCTGCGCCGACGTCATCGAGGTGCTGCCCGACGGCGCGGACACCCGCATCGGCGACGCCGGCGTCATGCTCTCGGGCGGGCAGCGCCAGCGCATCGCCCTCGCGCGGGCGCTGCTGGCGGATCCACCGGCGCTCGTGCTGGCCGATCCCACCACGGCCGTGGACTCGGTGACGGAGCAACGGGTGGCGAGGGGCGTCGCAAAGCACAGGGCCGGGCGGACCACCGTCGTCCTGACGTCGGCGCCCGCCTGGGCCGCCGAGATGGAGGTGGCGTGA
- the serA gene encoding phosphoglycerate dehydrogenase, which produces MSQNARPVVLIADKLAQSTVDALGDSVEVRWVDGPNRPELLAAVADADALLVRSATTVDKEVLEAAPNLKIVGRAGVGLDNVDIDTATERGVMVVNAPTSNIHSACEQAIALLLATARQVPAADATLRDGEWKRSSFKGVEIFGKTVGIVGFGHIGQLFAQRLAAFETTIIAYDPYANPARAAQMNVELVDLEELVSRADFVTIHLPKTKETAGMFDADLLAKSKKGQIIINAARGGLVDEQALADAIESGHIRGAGFDVYDSEPCTDSPLFKLPQTVVSPHLGASTVEAQDRAGIDVAKSVLLALAGEFVPDAVNVSGGAVGEEVALWLELARELGLVAGGLLDGAPTALEVTARGELSTEDVDVLGLAAARGLFSAMIEEPVTFVNAPRIAEERGVEISVGTAPESVSHRSVLEVKVIAADGKTSIITGALTGLERVEKIVRINGRGVDMRSEGRNLFLTYKDQPGALGKVGVALGQAGINIEAAALSPEADGDNAILILRVSEEVPEDLIESIVDDIDANHALQLVLN; this is translated from the coding sequence GTGAGCCAGAACGCTCGCCCGGTCGTCCTCATCGCCGACAAGCTCGCGCAGTCCACCGTGGACGCGCTCGGAGATTCCGTGGAGGTGCGCTGGGTCGACGGCCCGAACCGCCCGGAACTCCTCGCCGCCGTCGCCGATGCCGACGCCCTGCTGGTCCGTTCGGCGACCACCGTGGACAAGGAAGTCCTCGAGGCCGCCCCCAACCTGAAGATCGTCGGCCGCGCCGGCGTGGGCCTCGACAACGTCGACATCGACACCGCCACCGAGCGCGGCGTCATGGTCGTCAACGCCCCGACCTCCAACATCCACTCCGCGTGCGAGCAGGCCATCGCGCTCCTGCTGGCCACCGCCCGCCAGGTCCCCGCCGCCGACGCCACGCTGCGCGACGGCGAGTGGAAGCGCTCGTCCTTCAAGGGCGTCGAGATCTTCGGCAAGACCGTCGGCATCGTCGGCTTCGGCCACATCGGCCAGCTGTTCGCGCAGCGCCTGGCCGCCTTCGAGACCACCATCATCGCCTACGACCCGTACGCCAACCCGGCGCGCGCGGCCCAGATGAACGTGGAGCTCGTCGACCTGGAGGAGCTCGTCTCCCGCGCCGACTTCGTCACCATCCACCTTCCCAAGACCAAGGAAACGGCCGGCATGTTCGACGCCGACCTCCTGGCGAAGTCGAAGAAGGGCCAGATCATCATCAACGCGGCCCGCGGCGGCCTCGTCGATGAGCAGGCCCTGGCCGACGCCATCGAGTCGGGCCACATCCGCGGCGCCGGCTTCGACGTGTACGACTCCGAGCCCTGCACCGACTCCCCGCTGTTCAAGCTGCCGCAGACCGTCGTTTCGCCGCACCTGGGCGCCTCCACCGTCGAGGCGCAGGACCGCGCGGGCATCGACGTCGCCAAGTCCGTGCTGCTGGCCCTGGCCGGCGAGTTCGTGCCGGACGCCGTCAACGTCTCCGGCGGCGCCGTGGGCGAGGAGGTCGCCCTGTGGCTGGAGCTCGCCCGCGAGCTCGGCCTCGTCGCCGGCGGCCTGCTCGACGGCGCCCCGACCGCCCTGGAGGTCACCGCCCGCGGCGAGCTGTCCACCGAGGACGTCGACGTCCTGGGCCTGGCCGCCGCCCGCGGCCTGTTCTCGGCGATGATCGAGGAGCCGGTCACCTTCGTCAACGCCCCGCGCATCGCCGAGGAGCGCGGCGTGGAGATCTCCGTGGGCACCGCCCCGGAGTCCGTCTCCCACCGCTCGGTGCTGGAGGTCAAGGTCATCGCCGCCGACGGCAAGACCTCGATCATCACCGGCGCCTTGACCGGCCTGGAGCGCGTCGAGAAGATCGTGCGCATCAACGGCCGCGGCGTCGACATGCGCTCCGAGGGCCGCAACCTGTTCCTCACCTACAAGGATCAGCCGGGCGCCCTGGGCAAGGTCGGCGTGGCGCTGGGCCAGGCCGGCATCAACATCGAGGCCGCCGCCCTGTCCCCGGAGGCCGACGGCGACAACGCCATCCTCATCCTCCGCGTCTCGGAAGAGGTGCCGGAGGATCTGATCGAGTCCATCGTGGACGACATCGACGCCAACCACGCGCTGCAGCTGGTGCTCAACTAG
- the ilvN gene encoding acetolactate synthase small subunit, with amino-acid sequence MAELHTLSVLTLDEPGILVRIAGMFTRRGFSIQSITSGTTEVEGVNRITLVVETENLPIEQITKQLNKLVPVLKVVRQPDDQLVSRALLLVKVTADNNNRPQVVDAAKLFRARVVDVAQESVVIEATGERSKLRALLEVLEPFGIRELVQSGTVAVARGPKPMLASRAL; translated from the coding sequence ATGGCCGAACTGCACACCCTGTCCGTGCTGACCCTCGACGAGCCGGGCATCCTGGTCCGCATCGCGGGCATGTTCACCCGCCGCGGGTTCAGCATCCAGTCCATCACCTCGGGCACCACCGAGGTCGAGGGAGTCAACCGCATCACCCTCGTGGTTGAAACGGAGAATCTGCCCATCGAGCAGATCACCAAGCAGCTGAACAAGCTGGTGCCGGTGCTCAAGGTGGTCCGCCAGCCGGACGACCAGCTGGTGTCCCGGGCGCTGCTGCTGGTCAAGGTCACGGCGGACAACAACAACCGTCCCCAGGTGGTCGACGCGGCGAAGCTCTTCCGCGCCCGCGTCGTCGACGTGGCGCAGGAGTCCGTGGTCATCGAGGCCACGGGCGAGCGCTCGAAGCTCCGCGCGCTGCTCGAGGTCCTCGAGCCGTTCGGCATCCGCGAGCTGGTGCAGTCTGGCACCGTCGCGGTGGCCCGCGGCCCGAAGCCGATGCTGGCGTCCCGGGCGCTGTAA
- the ilvC gene encoding ketol-acid reductoisomerase, with protein sequence MAIELLYDDNADLSIIQGRKVAVLGYGSQGHAHSQNLRDSGVEVVIGLREGSKSAEKAKEAGFEVKSNADAAAWADVIMVLVPDTTQAKVYAEDIAPNLKDGDALLFGHGLNIHFDLIKPAENVTVGMVAPKGPGHLVRRQFVDGKGVPCLIAVDQDPKGEGKDLCLSYAAAIGGARAGVIPTTFEAETVTDLFGEQAVLCGGTEELVKVGFEVLVEAGYEPEMAYFECLHELKLIVDLMFEGGIANMNYSVSDTAEFGGYLSGPRVIDADTKKRMKDILADIQDGTFTKRLIANVEKGNKELEGLRAEYANHQIEETGSKLRDLMSWVKNPLDATA encoded by the coding sequence ATGGCTATTGAACTGCTGTACGACGACAACGCCGACCTGTCGATCATCCAGGGCCGCAAGGTCGCGGTGCTGGGCTACGGCTCCCAGGGCCACGCCCACTCCCAGAACCTGCGCGACTCCGGCGTCGAGGTCGTCATCGGCCTGCGCGAGGGCTCGAAGTCGGCGGAGAAGGCCAAGGAGGCCGGCTTCGAGGTCAAGTCGAACGCCGACGCCGCCGCGTGGGCGGACGTCATCATGGTCCTGGTGCCGGACACCACCCAGGCGAAGGTCTACGCCGAGGACATCGCGCCGAACCTGAAGGACGGCGACGCGCTGCTCTTCGGCCACGGCCTGAACATCCACTTCGACCTGATCAAGCCGGCCGAGAACGTCACCGTGGGCATGGTCGCCCCGAAGGGCCCGGGCCACCTGGTCCGCCGCCAGTTCGTCGACGGCAAGGGCGTGCCCTGCCTGATCGCCGTGGACCAGGACCCGAAGGGCGAGGGCAAGGACCTCTGCCTGTCCTACGCCGCGGCCATCGGCGGCGCCCGCGCGGGCGTCATCCCGACCACGTTCGAGGCGGAGACCGTCACGGACCTCTTCGGCGAGCAGGCCGTGCTGTGCGGCGGCACCGAGGAGCTGGTCAAGGTCGGTTTCGAGGTGCTGGTCGAGGCCGGCTACGAGCCGGAGATGGCGTACTTCGAGTGCCTGCACGAGCTGAAGCTCATCGTTGACCTGATGTTCGAGGGCGGCATCGCCAACATGAACTACTCGGTGTCCGACACCGCGGAGTTCGGCGGCTACCTCTCCGGCCCCCGCGTCATCGACGCCGACACCAAGAAGCGCATGAAGGACATCCTGGCCGACATCCAGGACGGCACCTTCACCAAGCGCCTGATCGCCAACGTCGAGAAGGGCAACAAGGAGCTGGAGGGCCTGCGCGCCGAGTACGCGAACCACCAGATCGAGGAGACCGGCTCGAAGCTGCGCGACCTCATGTCCTGGGTGAAGAACCCGCTGGACGCCACCGCGTAG
- a CDS encoding acetolactate synthase large subunit, whose translation MNAAPQHSPSPATVAAQSRRTTTERITGAKAIVRSLEELGADVVFGIPGGAILPLYDPLFDSEKIRHVLVRHEQGAGHAATGYAQVSGKVGVCIATSGPGATNLVTPLADAQMDSVPVVAITGQVGMPLLGSDAFQEADIRGVTMPVTKHNFMVTDANDIPKAIAEAFHLASTGRPGAVLVDVPKDLQNTEIDFTWPPEVDLPGYRPVTTPHSRQIEEAVRMISAAERPVLYVGGGVIKADASAELIAFAEMTGVPVVTTLMARGAFPDAHELHMGMPGMHGKVSAVAALQKSDLLITIGARFDDRVTGQLSTFAPQAKVIHADIDPAEIGKIREAHVPIVGDAREVLSALADAYRALGLKAPSIVPWRRELDDLRDEFPLGWEEQSDGSLSPQFVLKTLSDVVGPEAIYCAGVGQHQMWAAQFIQYENPRTWLNSGGLGTMGYAVPAAMGAKAAAPEKEVWAIDGDGCFQMTNQELTTSAIEGFPIKVALINNGNLGMVRQWQTLFYEQRYSNTKLRPEDNSYVPDFVRLSEGLGCVAIRVTKEEEVIPAIEKAREINDRPVVIDFIVGEDAQVWPMVAAGKSNDEIESARGLRPLFDEDMSAGESPADIHDTMADNAEDAAKSPDANHPTIQSR comes from the coding sequence ATGAACGCCGCCCCACAGCACAGCCCCTCGCCCGCCACCGTGGCCGCACAGTCGCGCCGCACGACGACCGAGCGCATCACCGGCGCCAAGGCCATCGTCCGGTCCCTCGAGGAGCTCGGCGCGGACGTCGTATTCGGCATCCCGGGCGGCGCGATCCTGCCGCTGTACGACCCGCTGTTCGACTCCGAGAAGATCCGACACGTCCTGGTCCGCCACGAGCAGGGCGCCGGCCACGCCGCCACCGGCTACGCGCAGGTCTCCGGCAAGGTCGGCGTGTGCATCGCCACCTCCGGCCCCGGCGCGACCAACCTGGTCACCCCGCTGGCCGACGCCCAGATGGACTCCGTGCCCGTCGTGGCCATCACCGGCCAGGTCGGCATGCCGCTGCTGGGCTCCGACGCCTTCCAGGAAGCCGACATCCGCGGCGTGACCATGCCCGTGACCAAGCACAACTTCATGGTCACCGACGCCAACGACATCCCGAAGGCCATCGCCGAGGCGTTCCACCTGGCCTCCACCGGCCGCCCGGGCGCCGTCCTGGTCGACGTGCCCAAGGACCTGCAGAACACCGAGATCGACTTCACGTGGCCGCCGGAGGTGGACCTGCCCGGCTACCGCCCGGTGACCACCCCGCACTCGCGCCAGATCGAAGAGGCCGTGCGCATGATCTCCGCGGCCGAGCGCCCGGTGCTCTACGTCGGCGGCGGCGTGATCAAGGCCGACGCCTCGGCCGAGCTGATCGCCTTCGCCGAGATGACCGGCGTGCCGGTGGTCACCACCCTCATGGCCCGCGGCGCGTTCCCGGACGCCCACGAGCTGCACATGGGCATGCCCGGCATGCACGGCAAGGTCTCCGCCGTGGCCGCGCTGCAGAAGTCGGACCTGCTGATCACCATCGGCGCCCGCTTCGACGACCGCGTCACCGGTCAGCTGTCCACCTTCGCCCCGCAGGCGAAGGTCATCCACGCCGACATCGACCCGGCGGAGATCGGCAAGATCCGCGAGGCCCACGTGCCCATCGTCGGCGACGCCCGCGAGGTGCTTTCCGCGCTGGCCGACGCCTACCGCGCCCTCGGCCTGAAGGCCCCGTCCATCGTGCCGTGGCGCCGCGAGCTCGACGACCTGCGCGACGAGTTCCCGCTCGGCTGGGAAGAGCAGTCCGACGGCTCGCTGTCCCCGCAGTTCGTGCTGAAGACCCTGTCGGACGTCGTCGGCCCGGAGGCCATCTACTGCGCCGGCGTCGGCCAGCACCAGATGTGGGCCGCGCAGTTCATCCAGTACGAGAACCCGCGCACCTGGCTCAACTCCGGTGGCCTGGGCACCATGGGCTACGCCGTCCCGGCGGCGATGGGCGCCAAGGCGGCCGCGCCGGAGAAGGAAGTCTGGGCCATCGACGGCGACGGCTGCTTCCAGATGACCAACCAGGAGCTGACCACCTCCGCCATCGAGGGCTTCCCCATCAAGGTCGCCCTGATCAACAACGGTAACCTGGGCATGGTGCGCCAGTGGCAGACGCTCTTCTACGAGCAGCGCTACTCCAACACGAAGCTGCGCCCGGAGGACAACTCCTACGTGCCGGACTTCGTCCGCCTGTCCGAGGGGCTCGGTTGCGTGGCCATCCGCGTGACCAAGGAAGAGGAGGTCATCCCCGCCATCGAGAAGGCGCGGGAGATCAACGACCGCCCGGTGGTCATCGACTTCATCGTCGGCGAGGACGCCCAGGTGTGGCCGATGGTCGCCGCCGGCAAGTCCAACGACGAGATCGAGTCGGCCCGCGGCCTGCGCCCGCTTTTCGACGAGGACATGTCGGCGGGGGAGTCCCCGGCGGACATCCACGACACCATGGCGGACAATGCCGAGGACGCGGCGAAGTCGCCCGACGCCAACCACCCGACCATCCAGTCCCGGTAA